The following proteins come from a genomic window of Chryseobacterium glaciei:
- the bglX gene encoding beta-glucosidase BglX, translating into MKKLIVIATLALAPVFSAQEMVNKPVQSYQTAQYQAKKKAFVDNLLSKMTLDEKIGQLNLPSSGDFTTGLAQSSDIGKKVEQGLVGGLFNIKGADKIKAVQKVAVEKSRLKIPLIFGMDVIHGYETTFPIPLGLAASWDMNLVQQSAKVAAKEAASDGINWTFSPMVDISREPRWGRVSEGSGEDPYLGSEIAKNMVYGYQGKDLANGTNILACVKHFALYGAGESGRDYNTVDMSHVRMFNEYFPPYKAAVDAGVASVMASFNEVDGVPATGNRWLQTEVLRNKWNFKGFVVTDYTGINEMVDHGMGDLQQVSALALKAGVDMDMVGEGFLTTLKKSLAEGKVTQAEIDLATKRILESKYDLGLFDNPYKHGDAKLAAKEVYSMENRNIARNAAAQSMVLMKNDNQVLPLKKSGTVAVIGPLVNNSLNMAGTWSVAAQHDKAVNLMQGLQANFGKEVKFVSAKGANIDYDAKLEDIYAAHGKKTDRDSRSKEALLKEAVDVASKADVIVLAIGESAEMSGESSSRTEITIPQSQVDLLNELKKTGKPIAMVLFTGRPLALTNVKDTPDAILNVWFAGSEAGNAISDVLFGKVNPSGKLPMTFPRSLGQVPIYYNAKNTGRPLDQKLVDKCEYQRFRSNYMDECNTPLYPFGYGLSYTKFNYSDVTVSNANPKGNQTVQASVTVTNSGNYDGAEVVQLYIRDMVGSITRPVKELKGFQKVMLKKGESKKITFDITPESLKFYNGDLKFDWESGDFDIMIGTNSEDVKHSKINWTK; encoded by the coding sequence ATGAAAAAGTTAATTGTAATCGCCACTTTAGCATTGGCACCTGTGTTTTCGGCGCAGGAAATGGTAAATAAGCCCGTTCAGTCTTACCAGACGGCTCAATATCAGGCTAAAAAGAAAGCTTTTGTAGATAATCTTTTGTCTAAAATGACTTTAGATGAAAAGATCGGACAGCTGAATTTACCAAGTTCAGGTGACTTTACTACAGGTCTGGCTCAAAGTTCCGATATCGGAAAAAAAGTAGAGCAAGGCTTAGTTGGTGGACTATTCAACATAAAAGGAGCTGATAAAATTAAAGCAGTTCAAAAAGTAGCAGTGGAAAAAAGCCGTTTGAAAATTCCTTTGATTTTCGGAATGGACGTTATCCACGGTTACGAAACAACTTTCCCGATTCCATTAGGTTTAGCGGCTTCTTGGGATATGAATTTGGTTCAGCAGTCAGCAAAAGTTGCGGCAAAAGAAGCCGCTTCTGACGGAATCAACTGGACGTTCTCTCCAATGGTTGACATTTCCCGTGAACCAAGATGGGGTAGAGTTTCCGAAGGTTCTGGTGAAGATCCATATTTAGGAAGTGAGATCGCTAAAAATATGGTGTACGGTTACCAAGGAAAAGACTTGGCAAACGGAACTAATATTTTAGCTTGTGTTAAGCACTTTGCATTGTATGGAGCGGGGGAATCGGGTAGAGATTACAATACCGTTGATATGAGCCACGTGAGAATGTTTAACGAATATTTCCCACCTTACAAAGCGGCTGTTGATGCTGGAGTAGCTTCTGTGATGGCCTCTTTCAATGAAGTGGACGGAGTTCCTGCAACAGGAAACAGATGGCTTCAAACTGAGGTTTTAAGAAATAAATGGAACTTCAAAGGTTTCGTAGTAACAGATTATACAGGAATCAACGAAATGGTTGACCATGGAATGGGAGACCTTCAACAGGTTTCTGCATTGGCTTTAAAAGCTGGAGTTGACATGGATATGGTTGGTGAAGGATTTTTAACAACATTAAAAAAATCTTTAGCTGAAGGAAAAGTAACTCAGGCTGAAATCGATTTAGCAACAAAAAGAATTCTTGAATCAAAATACGATCTAGGTTTGTTTGATAATCCTTACAAACACGGAGACGCAAAATTAGCAGCGAAAGAGGTTTACAGCATGGAAAACCGTAACATCGCGAGAAATGCTGCAGCTCAGTCAATGGTTTTAATGAAAAACGATAACCAAGTTCTTCCTTTGAAAAAATCAGGAACTGTTGCGGTGATCGGCCCATTGGTTAATAATTCTTTAAACATGGCCGGAACTTGGAGTGTTGCTGCTCAACATGACAAAGCGGTTAATTTAATGCAAGGTCTTCAGGCGAACTTTGGAAAAGAAGTGAAATTCGTTTCTGCGAAAGGTGCCAACATCGATTATGATGCAAAATTAGAAGATATTTACGCAGCCCACGGTAAAAAAACTGACAGAGACAGCCGTTCAAAAGAAGCTTTATTAAAAGAAGCGGTTGACGTTGCAAGCAAAGCGGACGTTATCGTTTTAGCGATCGGAGAATCTGCAGAAATGAGTGGAGAATCTTCTTCAAGAACTGAAATTACGATTCCTCAGTCTCAGGTAGATTTATTAAATGAATTAAAAAAGACAGGAAAACCAATCGCAATGGTACTTTTCACAGGTCGTCCATTAGCTTTGACGAATGTAAAAGATACGCCTGATGCAATTCTTAATGTTTGGTTCGCTGGTTCAGAAGCTGGAAATGCAATTTCTGACGTTCTTTTCGGAAAAGTAAATCCTTCAGGAAAACTTCCGATGACTTTCCCAAGAAGTCTTGGACAGGTTCCAATTTATTATAATGCTAAAAATACAGGTCGCCCATTAGACCAAAAATTAGTTGATAAATGTGAATATCAAAGATTCCGTTCAAACTATATGGATGAGTGTAATACACCGTTGTATCCGTTTGGTTACGGGTTGAGTTATACAAAATTCAATTATTCTGATGTTACGGTTTCTAATGCCAATCCAAAAGGAAATCAGACGGTTCAGGCTTCTGTAACCGTTACGAATTCTGGAAATTATGATGGAGCTGAGGTTGTTCAGTTATACATCAGAGATATGGTTGGAAGTATCACAAGACCTGTAAAAGAGTTGAAAGGTTTCCAAAAAGTGATGCTGAAAAAAGGAGAATCTAAGAAAATTACTTTCGATATCACTCCTGAAAGCTTGAAATTCTACAACGGAGATTTAAAATTCGATTGGGAATCCGGAGATTTCGACATCATGATCGGAACCAATTCTGAGGATGTAAAACATTCAAAAATTAATTGGACAAAATAA
- a CDS encoding iron-containing alcohol dehydrogenase, whose protein sequence is MSKLFIAGEVFHGAGSLDELKNIKGKKAVIVTGGSSMRKSGTLDKAIAYLTEAGIETQIFEGVEEDPSSATCMKGAEVIQSFQPDWIIGLGGCSAIDAAKIMWVFYEYPDADFEAMIKPFTVPVLRNKARFIAIPSTSGTGTETTGLAVITDREKGVKYPIVSYELTPDIAIIDGEICASMPAHVTANTGLDVLTHCVEAYVSNIENNIADALSKGGLELVFDNLKEVVENPNNIKARQNMHDASFMGGLAFNNAWLGIVHSLSHQVGALYGIPHGASNAIFLPNVIRFNAQATERYPDLAKVIGKETTEELAQAIETLRSEINNQSAIKEFGISREDWDKNLDYIANNALVDPCTGFNPRVPSLDELKAIYNACYEGVVYAEEVAVAG, encoded by the coding sequence ATGAGTAAATTATTTATTGCAGGAGAAGTTTTCCACGGTGCGGGAAGTCTTGACGAATTAAAAAATATCAAAGGTAAAAAAGCGGTAATCGTAACGGGTGGAAGCTCGATGAGAAAAAGCGGAACGTTGGATAAAGCGATCGCTTATCTTACGGAAGCAGGAATCGAAACGCAAATTTTCGAAGGCGTGGAAGAAGATCCGTCATCTGCAACTTGTATGAAAGGAGCTGAAGTCATTCAGAGTTTTCAACCAGACTGGATTATTGGTTTAGGTGGTTGTTCTGCGATCGATGCTGCAAAAATCATGTGGGTATTTTATGAATATCCTGACGCTGATTTCGAGGCGATGATCAAGCCTTTCACAGTACCTGTTTTAAGAAATAAAGCTAGATTCATTGCAATTCCTTCTACAAGCGGAACAGGAACAGAAACTACAGGTTTGGCGGTAATCACAGACCGTGAAAAAGGGGTAAAATATCCAATCGTTTCTTACGAATTAACTCCGGATATCGCTATTATTGACGGTGAAATCTGTGCTTCGATGCCGGCTCACGTTACCGCTAATACAGGTCTTGATGTATTGACTCACTGTGTAGAAGCTTATGTTTCAAATATTGAAAATAATATCGCCGATGCTCTTTCTAAAGGAGGATTGGAACTGGTTTTTGATAATTTAAAAGAAGTTGTAGAGAATCCAAATAACATCAAAGCTCGTCAGAATATGCATGATGCTTCTTTTATGGGAGGTTTGGCGTTTAACAATGCATGGTTAGGAATTGTCCATTCTTTGTCTCACCAAGTTGGTGCTTTGTACGGAATTCCTCACGGAGCTTCGAACGCGATTTTCCTTCCAAATGTTATCCGTTTTAATGCTCAGGCGACTGAACGTTATCCAGATCTGGCGAAAGTTATTGGTAAAGAAACGACTGAAGAATTGGCACAAGCTATTGAAACTCTTCGTTCTGAGATCAACAATCAATCAGCGATCAAAGAATTTGGAATTTCGAGAGAAGACTGGGATAAAAATCTAGATTATATTGCCAACAATGCTTTGGTTGATCCTTGTACAGGATTTAATCCGAGAGTTCCTTCATTGGATGAATTGAAAGCGATTTACAATGCTTGTTATGAAGGTGTTGTTTATGCTGAGGAAGTTGCTGTTGCAGGATAA
- a CDS encoding AraC family transcriptional regulator translates to MGGLMKLEIKKNIQKEEDKNLSFRAFDLTTENLKAYLKPHKKDHFFIIVIENGNLQVQIEDKVHSLKSGKISVVFPEQVHFVSEPSDDLKGKIILFEEILFCSDILKNELSTYNVNLSTQLNCTILSPEDFEQSLHAIEIIKGIYQKPSLIKKEQARFHIKIFLLGLIESVHGLHPILHKETADKPIYVRFKKLLNQHYKEQRTVQYYAEELAITTKKLNSITKKHCGETAIQAIHNRILIEIKRQLLFSDLSHKEIAFDLGFNSPSALNKFVKAKLKETPTELQQELAQMYIG, encoded by the coding sequence ATGGGAGGCTTGATGAAACTGGAGATCAAAAAAAACATTCAAAAAGAAGAGGATAAAAATCTATCTTTTCGGGCTTTTGATTTAACGACAGAAAATCTGAAAGCCTATTTAAAACCTCACAAAAAAGATCATTTTTTCATTATTGTTATTGAGAATGGTAATCTGCAAGTTCAAATTGAGGATAAAGTACATTCTCTGAAGTCGGGAAAAATTTCCGTGGTTTTCCCGGAACAGGTTCATTTTGTTTCTGAACCGAGTGATGATCTGAAAGGGAAAATTATTCTGTTTGAAGAGATATTGTTTTGTTCTGATATTTTAAAAAACGAATTGAGTACTTATAATGTGAATTTATCTACACAATTAAACTGCACCATTCTTTCTCCTGAAGATTTTGAACAAAGTTTACATGCGATTGAAATTATCAAAGGGATTTATCAAAAACCGAGTCTTATTAAAAAGGAACAGGCAAGATTTCATATTAAAATTTTCCTGTTGGGATTGATAGAATCTGTTCATGGGCTTCATCCTATTTTGCATAAAGAAACTGCTGACAAACCTATATATGTTAGATTCAAAAAATTATTAAATCAGCATTATAAAGAGCAGCGTACCGTTCAATATTACGCAGAAGAATTGGCCATTACTACGAAAAAATTAAATTCAATTACAAAAAAACATTGTGGAGAGACAGCTATTCAGGCTATTCACAATCGAATTCTCATAGAAATTAAACGTCAGCTCCTATTCTCAGACCTCAGCCATAAAGAAATCGCTTTTGATCTGGGCTTTAATTCACCATCAGCACTCAATAAATTCGTCAAGGCAAAATTGAAGGAAACTCCAACAGAACTTCAACAAGAGTTGGCGCAAATGTATATCGGATAG
- the purB gene encoding adenylosuccinate lyase, with amino-acid sequence MNSYKNPLEERYSSEEMLFNFSHNNKFRTWRQLWIALAEIEKDLGLEISDEQIAELKANAENIDYDKAAEYEKKFRHDVMAHVHAYGDVAPSAKGIIHLGATSAFVGDNTDLIQIRDGLLILKKKLVNVMKNLADFSIQYKDLPTLGFTHFQPAQLTTVGKRATLWLQSLVLDIEELDFFLETLRFRGVKGTTGTAASFLELFNGDYSKVKHLDKELSKRFGFDKVFGVSGQTYDRKIDAKVVALLGNIAQSAHKFSNDLRLLQNLKEVEEPFEKNQIGSSAMAYKRNPMRSERIGALAKYVMSLTTSSAMVASTQWFERTLDDSANKRLTIPQAFLAVDAILLIWNNIMNGIVVYPNRINKHIEEELPFMATEYIIMEEVKAGGDRQEIHEVIRVHSMEASKKVKEEGKENDLIERILNDDSLKLDKTKLKEVLDPKNFIGFAPIQTEEFINNEVQPILDANKDLIGLEADLKV; translated from the coding sequence ATGAATTCCTACAAAAATCCATTGGAAGAGCGCTACTCCAGTGAAGAAATGTTATTTAATTTCTCACATAATAACAAATTCCGTACTTGGAGACAGCTTTGGATCGCTCTTGCAGAGATCGAAAAAGACCTTGGTCTTGAAATTTCTGACGAGCAGATCGCTGAGTTGAAAGCCAATGCTGAAAACATCGATTACGATAAAGCAGCAGAGTATGAGAAAAAATTCCGTCATGATGTAATGGCTCACGTTCACGCTTATGGTGATGTGGCACCTTCAGCAAAAGGAATTATACATTTGGGAGCTACTTCGGCTTTTGTAGGAGATAATACAGACTTAATTCAAATCCGTGACGGACTATTAATTTTAAAGAAAAAATTAGTAAACGTTATGAAAAACCTTGCGGATTTTTCTATTCAATATAAAGACCTTCCAACGTTAGGATTCACGCATTTCCAACCAGCTCAGTTAACGACTGTTGGAAAAAGAGCAACACTTTGGTTACAAAGTTTGGTTCTTGACATCGAAGAACTTGATTTCTTCTTAGAAACATTACGTTTCAGAGGAGTTAAAGGAACTACAGGAACGGCTGCAAGTTTCTTAGAGCTTTTCAATGGTGATTACTCTAAAGTGAAGCATTTAGATAAAGAACTTTCAAAAAGATTCGGTTTCGATAAAGTATTTGGTGTTTCTGGTCAGACTTATGACAGAAAAATTGATGCTAAAGTAGTGGCTTTATTAGGAAACATCGCTCAGTCGGCTCACAAATTCTCAAACGATTTACGTTTACTTCAAAATCTTAAAGAAGTTGAAGAACCATTCGAGAAAAACCAAATCGGTTCATCTGCAATGGCTTACAAACGTAACCCAATGAGAAGTGAAAGAATCGGAGCATTGGCGAAATATGTAATGTCTTTAACAACAAGTTCTGCAATGGTAGCTTCAACACAATGGTTTGAAAGAACTTTGGACGATTCTGCAAACAAGAGATTAACTATTCCACAGGCATTCTTGGCTGTTGATGCGATTCTATTAATCTGGAACAATATCATGAACGGAATCGTTGTTTATCCAAACAGAATCAACAAACATATCGAAGAAGAACTTCCTTTCATGGCGACAGAATATATCATCATGGAAGAGGTAAAAGCTGGTGGCGACCGTCAGGAAATCCACGAAGTGATCAGAGTTCACTCAATGGAAGCTTCTAAAAAGGTAAAAGAAGAAGGTAAAGAAAATGATTTGATTGAAAGAATCTTAAACGATGATTCATTAAAATTAGATAAAACGAAATTAAAAGAAGTCTTAGATCCTAAAAACTTTATCGGCTTTGCTCCGATTCAGACGGAAGAATTCATCAACAATGAAGTTCAACCAATTCTGGACGCAAACAAAGATCTGATAGGTTTAGAGGCTGACCTTAAAGTATAA
- a CDS encoding WG repeat-containing protein, with product MKKILLFISLVPMISFSQKKDVLKYFISKDSLVGVKNQEGKIIVPAQFKIFSNIENGELVEGETIHFDGSKKGEESEKNAWGYVYDRKGNFLYQPFLYDNGADYFEEGVRRFVKNGKVGFADRNGKITIEPIHDFVSQFNFGYASFCDGCDWEKTDDEHKAIVGGDWGMMNFKGEIVQPITKSENAVEINGKYYPNPFKYNEKEKNILQFFEKYNKQLSDIYYVNYYNKLSENEKKLFFEIVERPKENFPYFQINTYDNGKMNSGSSRFNFIVSEDGKNFYASDYDVEKIPFEKWLKKEMKEAEEFQKEHPDNPNKLSK from the coding sequence ATGAAAAAAATACTTTTATTCATTTCATTGGTACCAATGATTTCCTTTTCTCAGAAGAAGGATGTTTTAAAGTATTTCATATCGAAAGATTCTTTGGTTGGAGTAAAAAATCAAGAAGGTAAAATTATTGTTCCTGCGCAGTTCAAAATTTTCTCAAATATTGAAAATGGTGAATTAGTTGAAGGAGAAACTATCCACTTTGATGGTTCTAAAAAAGGAGAGGAAAGTGAAAAAAATGCTTGGGGATATGTCTATGACCGAAAAGGAAATTTCCTGTACCAACCTTTTTTATATGATAACGGAGCGGATTATTTCGAAGAAGGAGTAAGAAGGTTTGTTAAAAATGGAAAAGTAGGTTTTGCAGATAGAAACGGTAAAATAACAATTGAACCTATTCATGATTTTGTGTCGCAGTTTAATTTTGGTTATGCTTCGTTTTGTGACGGATGCGACTGGGAAAAAACAGACGACGAACACAAAGCTATCGTTGGCGGAGATTGGGGAATGATGAATTTTAAAGGTGAAATCGTTCAACCCATTACAAAATCCGAAAATGCTGTAGAAATTAACGGAAAATATTATCCGAATCCATTCAAATATAATGAAAAAGAGAAGAACATTCTTCAGTTTTTCGAAAAATATAATAAACAGCTTTCCGATATTTATTATGTGAATTACTATAATAAGTTATCTGAAAATGAAAAGAAATTATTCTTTGAGATTGTTGAAAGACCAAAAGAGAATTTTCCTTATTTTCAGATTAATACATATGATAACGGAAAGATGAATTCAGGATCGTCACGTTTTAATTTCATAGTTTCAGAAGACGGTAAAAATTTTTACGCTTCGGATTATGATGTTGAAAAAATTCCTTTTGAAAAATGGCTGAAAAAAGAAATGAAAGAAGCTGAAGAATTTCAGAAAGAACATCCCGATAATCCTAACAAATTAAGTAAATGA
- a CDS encoding phosphoribosylformylglycinamidine synthase gives MSNNKRIFVEKRGIFDVESPKIFDEVKAVVPSIKNVKVYNVYDIFNLNDGEFEKVVNSTFVDPVTDILHEENPAEGIHFAMEFLPGQYDQRADSAQQCIALLTENERSKVRSGKLIEFEGASETDLAKIKDLLINKVESQQKDLSVVNIPADEIPSRVLIHENFINFDDAQLENFYNNHGFALGLDDLKFIQDYFKTEERNPTETELKVLDTYWSDHCRHTTFETELSNIEFEGQFKHTLETIFNDYIEKRKFLGRELKPISLMDLATVCGRYFHKTGDLENLVVSDEINACTIQIEAEYDGKKEPWYLLFKNETHNHPTEIEPFGGASTCLGGAIRDPLSGRSYVFQAMRLTGAADVLEPVDKTLPGKLPQKTITKQAANGYSSYGNQIGLATTMVSEIYDEGYKAKRMEVGFVTGAVPVDWVRREKPEAGDSIIILGGATGRDGVGGASGSSKEQDETSIHTMSSEVQKGNAVEERKIQRLFRNPEVTRLIKKSNDFGAGGVSVAIGEIADSLDVNLDVLPLKYEGLNGTELAISESQERMAVVVEPKDKEQFIKFCEAENIVAVEVAKVTDSGRMQMFWKGDKIVDLSREFLDTNGCSKSQEVKITHLNEVKEETPSFNEENFLKILSDKNVASQKGLLEMFDSSIGATTVAMPLGGKYQQTLMEGSVQTLPIIGAKNIETVSLASWGFDAELSKQNSLLGSSYAVVESVAKIVAMGGDYKNIRFSFQEYFEKLGQNPEKWGKPLASLLGAYDAQINFGLAAIGGKDSMSGTYQDLNVPPTLISFACANGKKKNIISPEFKNEGNKVYFFNHIAQENGLPNYDALKTVFEFIFKNIKAGKIVSVKTVKEGGVAVALAKMSFGNRLGAEITVDEKTLLTKNIGSLIIESKEELSSTNLQFIGEVKNSNVIKINDAEFAIEKLLAANTNTFENLFPTVEKEKLTVEIDEKLNSINPRNIIIKKHGIAQPKVFAPVFPGTNCEYDTLNAFAKEGAAISSLPLININHQLLDESIDAWVEEIKTSQILAFSGGFSAGDEPDGSAKFIVNVLKNEKMRNAVHELLDRDGMIIGICNGFQALVKSGLLPYGRIKDLDENSPTLAHNAIRRHISQMVNVKVLNDESPWLKGMKDQVFTIPISHGEGRFMASEEEIQKLYENGQIATQYLDLDGNIAHGMPFNPNNSLFGIEGITSPCGKIYGRMGHPERFAEGLMKNIPTANYHNIFKNGVEYFK, from the coding sequence ATGTCTAATAACAAAAGAATTTTCGTAGAAAAAAGAGGAATTTTCGATGTAGAAAGTCCAAAAATTTTTGATGAAGTAAAAGCGGTTGTTCCGTCGATCAAAAATGTGAAAGTGTACAATGTGTACGATATTTTCAATTTGAACGATGGTGAATTCGAAAAGGTTGTCAACAGCACTTTCGTAGACCCTGTTACTGATATTTTACATGAAGAAAATCCTGCCGAAGGAATCCATTTTGCGATGGAATTTTTGCCGGGACAGTACGATCAGCGTGCCGATTCTGCTCAGCAATGTATCGCTTTACTGACTGAAAATGAGAGGTCTAAAGTAAGAAGTGGGAAGTTGATAGAGTTTGAAGGTGCTTCTGAAACAGATTTAGCTAAAATCAAAGACCTTTTGATTAATAAAGTAGAGTCTCAGCAAAAAGATTTATCAGTTGTAAACATTCCTGCGGATGAAATTCCGTCAAGGGTTTTAATTCACGAAAATTTCATCAATTTTGATGATGCTCAACTTGAAAATTTCTACAATAATCATGGTTTTGCTTTAGGGTTGGATGATTTAAAATTCATTCAGGATTATTTTAAAACTGAAGAGAGAAATCCTACGGAAACTGAACTGAAAGTTTTAGATACCTATTGGAGTGACCACTGCCGTCACACAACGTTTGAAACAGAATTGTCAAATATTGAATTTGAAGGACAGTTTAAACATACATTGGAAACGATTTTCAATGATTATATCGAAAAAAGAAAATTCTTAGGACGCGAATTAAAACCAATTTCATTAATGGATTTGGCAACAGTTTGCGGAAGATATTTCCATAAAACAGGTGATTTGGAAAACTTGGTGGTTTCTGATGAAATCAACGCCTGTACAATCCAAATCGAAGCTGAATATGATGGAAAAAAAGAACCTTGGTATTTATTATTCAAAAACGAAACACACAATCACCCGACAGAAATTGAACCTTTTGGTGGTGCTTCAACGTGTTTAGGTGGTGCGATCAGAGATCCTTTGTCTGGACGTTCTTACGTTTTCCAGGCGATGAGATTGACGGGCGCTGCTGATGTTTTGGAACCGGTTGATAAAACGTTACCGGGTAAATTACCTCAAAAAACGATCACAAAACAGGCTGCAAACGGATATTCTTCTTATGGTAACCAAATCGGTTTGGCGACTACAATGGTTTCTGAAATCTACGACGAAGGCTACAAAGCAAAAAGAATGGAAGTTGGTTTCGTAACTGGCGCAGTCCCTGTGGATTGGGTAAGACGTGAAAAGCCTGAAGCTGGCGACTCTATCATCATTTTAGGAGGTGCAACAGGTCGTGATGGTGTTGGTGGAGCAAGCGGAAGTTCGAAAGAACAGGACGAAACTTCTATCCACACAATGAGTTCTGAAGTTCAGAAAGGAAATGCGGTTGAAGAGCGTAAAATCCAGAGATTATTCAGAAATCCTGAAGTGACGAGATTAATTAAAAAATCAAACGACTTCGGAGCGGGAGGTGTTTCTGTAGCGATCGGCGAAATTGCAGATTCTTTAGATGTTAATTTAGATGTTTTACCTTTAAAATATGAAGGTTTGAACGGAACTGAGCTTGCTATTTCTGAATCTCAGGAGAGAATGGCGGTTGTGGTTGAACCAAAAGATAAAGAGCAGTTCATTAAATTCTGTGAAGCTGAAAATATTGTTGCCGTTGAGGTTGCAAAAGTGACAGATTCAGGAAGAATGCAGATGTTCTGGAAAGGTGATAAAATTGTTGATCTTTCAAGAGAATTTTTAGATACAAATGGTTGTTCTAAAAGTCAGGAGGTTAAAATTACTCACCTCAATGAAGTAAAAGAAGAAACTCCATCATTTAATGAAGAGAATTTCTTGAAAATATTAAGCGATAAAAACGTTGCTTCTCAAAAAGGTTTGTTGGAAATGTTCGATTCGTCTATCGGTGCGACTACGGTTGCAATGCCTTTAGGAGGAAAATATCAGCAGACTTTGATGGAAGGAAGCGTTCAGACGTTGCCGATCATCGGAGCAAAAAATATTGAAACAGTTTCTTTGGCAAGTTGGGGGTTCGATGCGGAGCTTTCTAAGCAGAATTCTTTGTTGGGATCTTCTTACGCAGTAGTAGAAAGTGTTGCAAAAATCGTTGCGATGGGAGGTGATTACAAAAATATCAGATTTAGTTTTCAGGAATATTTTGAGAAATTAGGTCAAAATCCTGAAAAATGGGGAAAACCTTTAGCTTCTTTGTTGGGAGCGTATGATGCACAAATTAATTTTGGTTTGGCTGCAATCGGAGGTAAAGATTCAATGAGTGGAACGTACCAAGACTTAAATGTTCCGCCGACGTTGATTTCTTTCGCTTGTGCGAACGGAAAAAAGAAAAATATTATCTCTCCTGAATTTAAAAACGAAGGAAATAAAGTGTATTTCTTCAATCATATTGCTCAGGAAAACGGACTTCCGAATTATGACGCTTTAAAAACTGTTTTTGAATTTATTTTCAAAAATATCAAAGCAGGAAAAATCGTTTCTGTAAAAACGGTGAAAGAAGGTGGTGTTGCAGTTGCTTTAGCAAAAATGAGCTTCGGAAATAGATTAGGTGCTGAAATTACAGTTGATGAAAAAACTTTATTAACTAAAAATATCGGTAGCTTAATCATCGAATCTAAAGAAGAATTAAGTTCTACAAATCTTCAATTCATAGGAGAAGTTAAAAATTCAAATGTTATCAAAATTAATGATGCTGAATTTGCGATTGAAAAATTATTAGCCGCAAATACAAATACGTTTGAAAATCTTTTCCCGACAGTTGAAAAAGAAAAATTGACGGTTGAAATTGATGAGAAATTAAACTCAATCAATCCAAGAAATATTATCATTAAAAAACACGGAATCGCTCAGCCAAAAGTATTCGCGCCTGTATTTCCAGGAACAAACTGTGAGTACGATACGTTGAACGCTTTCGCAAAAGAAGGTGCTGCTATCAGCAGTTTACCTTTAATCAATATCAATCATCAGTTATTGGATGAAAGTATCGATGCTTGGGTAGAAGAAATCAAAACTTCTCAGATTTTGGCTTTCTCAGGAGGTTTCTCCGCGGGTGACGAGCCGGATGGTTCTGCAAAATTCATTGTAAACGTTTTGAAAAACGAAAAGATGAGAAATGCAGTTCATGAATTGCTGGACAGAGACGGAATGATTATCGGAATCTGCAATGGTTTCCAGGCATTGGTTAAATCTGGATTGTTACCTTACGGAAGAATCAAAGATCTGGATGAAAATTCTCCGACGTTGGCTCACAATGCAATCAGAAGACATATTTCTCAGATGGTGAACGTAAAGGTTCTGAATGATGAATCGCCTTGGTTAAAAGGGATGAAAGATCAGGTTTTCACGATTCCGATTTCTCATGGTGAAGGTCGTTTCATGGCTTCGGAAGAGGAAATTCAGAAATTGTATGAAAACGGACAGATTGCAACGCAATACTTAGATTTAGATGGAAACATTGCTCACGGAATGCCGTTCAATCCAAATAATTCATTGTTCGGAATTGAAGGAATTACGAGTCCATGCGGTAAAATTTACGGTAGAATGGGACATCCTGAACGTTTTGCAGAAGGGTTGATGAAAAATATTCCAACTGCGAATTATCATAATATATTTAAAAATGGAGTTGAGTACTTCAAATAA
- a CDS encoding ribonuclease inhibitor — protein MELSTSNNNKKKMTVINGSHFSNLEGFYEEVSKVLTKDINWKVGTLDGFNDILYGGFGFFENYDEVEIIWEEFQKSKKDLGFEATKEFYENKIKQGKPFNVELIQDKLNELIDGKGQTLFDILIEIIGEHKNITLILD, from the coding sequence ATGGAGTTGAGTACTTCAAATAACAATAAAAAGAAAATGACTGTCATCAATGGCAGTCATTTTTCAAATCTGGAAGGCTTCTACGAGGAAGTTTCTAAGGTCTTGACGAAAGATATAAATTGGAAAGTCGGCACGTTGGACGGTTTCAATGATATTTTGTATGGAGGTTTTGGATTTTTTGAGAATTATGATGAAGTTGAAATCATTTGGGAAGAGTTTCAAAAATCAAAAAAAGATTTAGGATTTGAAGCGACGAAAGAATTTTACGAAAATAAAATCAAGCAGGGAAAACCTTTTAATGTAGAATTAATTCAAGATAAATTAAATGAATTAATTGATGGAAAAGGACAGACTTTATTCGATATTTTAATTGAAATTATTGGAGAGCATAAAAATATTACGTTAATTTTGGATTAA